A portion of the Microbacterium hominis genome contains these proteins:
- the eno gene encoding phosphopyruvate hydratase gives MALIEAVGAREILDSRGNPTVEVEVLLDDGIVQRAAVPSGASTGAFEAYELRDGDKGRYGGKGVLKAVAAVIDELGPAIEGIDASEQRIIDEILIETDGTDNKSRCGANAILGVSLAVAKAAADSADLPLFRYLGGPNAHILPVPLFNVINGGEHADNGIDMQEFFLAPIGAETFSESLRWGTEVYHVLKGELKAAGFATGLGDEGGFAPDLPSNREGLDFLVKAIEKAGFTPGSDIALGLDVAATEFFNDGVYRLDNKDWTAAEITEYYVGLVNDYPIVTIEDALAEDDWDNWKALTDALGAKTQLVGDDLFVTNPTRLKKGIDMGVGNSLLVKVNQIGTLSETLDAVDMAHRAGYTAMLSHRSGETEDTTIADLVVATGAGQIKSGAPARSERVAKYNQLLRIEEELGDAATFIGRAAFPRYKG, from the coding sequence GTGGCACTGATCGAGGCTGTAGGCGCGCGCGAGATCCTCGACTCGCGCGGAAACCCGACCGTCGAGGTGGAGGTGCTCCTCGACGACGGAATCGTCCAGCGGGCAGCCGTCCCCTCCGGCGCGTCGACCGGCGCATTCGAGGCGTACGAGCTGCGCGACGGCGACAAGGGCCGCTACGGCGGCAAGGGCGTGCTCAAGGCCGTCGCCGCCGTCATCGACGAGCTCGGCCCCGCGATCGAGGGCATCGACGCGAGCGAGCAGCGCATCATCGACGAGATCCTCATCGAGACCGACGGGACCGACAACAAGTCGCGCTGCGGCGCGAACGCGATCCTCGGCGTCTCGCTCGCGGTGGCCAAGGCGGCAGCCGACAGCGCCGACCTCCCGCTGTTCCGCTACCTCGGCGGACCCAACGCGCACATCCTGCCCGTTCCGCTGTTCAACGTCATCAACGGCGGCGAGCACGCCGACAACGGCATCGACATGCAGGAGTTCTTCCTGGCCCCGATCGGCGCCGAGACGTTCTCCGAGTCGCTGCGCTGGGGCACCGAGGTCTACCACGTGCTCAAGGGCGAGCTGAAGGCGGCGGGCTTCGCCACCGGCCTCGGCGACGAGGGCGGCTTCGCCCCCGACCTGCCGAGCAACCGCGAGGGCCTGGACTTCCTCGTCAAGGCGATCGAGAAGGCCGGCTTCACGCCGGGCTCCGACATCGCGCTCGGCCTCGACGTGGCCGCGACCGAGTTCTTCAACGACGGCGTCTACCGCCTCGACAACAAGGACTGGACCGCCGCCGAGATCACCGAGTACTACGTCGGTCTCGTCAACGACTACCCGATCGTCACGATCGAGGATGCCCTCGCCGAGGACGACTGGGACAACTGGAAGGCCCTCACCGACGCGCTCGGTGCGAAGACGCAGCTGGTGGGCGACGACCTGTTCGTCACCAACCCGACGCGCCTGAAGAAGGGCATCGACATGGGCGTCGGCAACTCGCTGCTGGTGAAGGTCAACCAGATCGGCACGCTGTCGGAGACGCTGGATGCCGTCGACATGGCGCACCGCGCCGGCTACACCGCGATGCTCTCGCACCGCTCCGGCGAGACCGAGGACACCACGATCGCCGACCTGGTGGTCGCCACCGGGGCCGGTCAGATCAAGAGCGGCGCGCCCGCCCGCAGCGAGCGCGTGGCGAAATACAATCAGCTTCTGCGCATCGAAGAGGAACTCGGCGACGCGGCGACCTTCATCGGTCGCGCCGCCTTCCCGCGCTACAAGGGCTGA
- a CDS encoding O-methyltransferase: protein MAEPTPDLWRRVDAYLTDTLVGHDPVLDAAVADQRAAGLPAIEVAPVNGKLLHLLARLSGARRVLEIGTLGAYSTIWLARALPADGRVVTIEAEPVNAQVARANLERAGEADKVDIMVGRAADVLPTLSADAPFDLVFIDADKESNTIYLDWAARLGRTGTLVIVDNIGRGGEVANPATENPQVIGTQRGLEMLGRDPRFDATAVQTLDLKGYDGIAIALLR, encoded by the coding sequence ATGGCAGAGCCCACCCCCGACCTGTGGCGCCGCGTCGACGCCTACCTCACCGACACCCTCGTCGGACACGACCCGGTGCTCGACGCCGCCGTCGCCGACCAGCGGGCGGCCGGGCTGCCCGCGATCGAGGTGGCGCCGGTCAACGGCAAGCTCCTCCACCTGCTGGCCCGGCTCAGCGGAGCCCGCCGGGTGCTCGAGATCGGAACCCTCGGCGCGTACTCCACGATCTGGCTGGCGCGGGCGCTGCCCGCCGACGGGCGGGTGGTCACGATCGAGGCGGAGCCGGTGAACGCGCAGGTCGCCCGCGCCAATCTCGAGCGCGCGGGCGAGGCCGACAAGGTCGACATCATGGTCGGACGGGCGGCCGACGTGCTGCCGACCCTCTCCGCCGACGCGCCCTTCGACCTCGTATTCATCGACGCCGACAAGGAGTCCAACACGATCTACCTCGACTGGGCCGCGCGGCTCGGCCGCACCGGGACGCTCGTCATCGTCGACAACATCGGCCGCGGGGGAGAGGTCGCCAACCCCGCGACGGAGAACCCGCAGGTGATCGGCACCCAGCGCGGCCTCGAGATGCTCGGCCGCGATCCGCGCTTCGACGCCACCGCCGTGCAGACCCTCGACCTGAAGGGCTACGACGGCATCGCGATCGCCCTCCTGCGCTGA
- a CDS encoding FtsB family cell division protein, with protein MTKKAAPPAPAPGPRRARRRLDVREWLGGIRLSGFMVIMLGLVVLAAFVLVPTIGTFVAQRQQIEALRATVQLSQEQVDDLEAQRERWTDPAYITTQARERLYYVRPGEVVYLVDNDLPPERAPQEQAPVSEDVEQTRTDWMTQLVRSVTEAGLSAGVTAPTIGVPDPAPTSTGTPAP; from the coding sequence GTGACGAAGAAGGCGGCTCCCCCCGCTCCCGCCCCCGGGCCCCGCCGTGCACGCCGTCGACTCGACGTGCGCGAGTGGCTCGGGGGCATTCGCCTTTCCGGGTTCATGGTCATCATGCTCGGCCTCGTCGTGCTGGCCGCCTTCGTCCTCGTGCCCACGATCGGCACCTTCGTGGCCCAGCGGCAGCAGATCGAGGCGCTGCGGGCGACCGTGCAGCTGAGCCAGGAGCAGGTCGACGACCTCGAGGCGCAGCGGGAGCGCTGGACCGATCCCGCGTACATCACGACCCAGGCGCGCGAGCGCCTCTACTACGTGCGACCCGGCGAGGTCGTCTACCTCGTGGACAACGACCTCCCCCCCGAGCGCGCACCCCAGGAGCAGGCTCCCGTGAGCGAGGACGTGGAGCAGACCCGCACCGACTGGATGACCCAGCTCGTGCGCTCCGTCACGGAGGCGGGTCTGTCGGCCGGCGTCACCGCCCCCACGATCGGCGTTCCCGACCCGGCGCCCACCTCCACCGGCACACCGGCGCCGTAG
- a CDS encoding DUF501 domain-containing protein, translating into MTTPPFAPVSDNDLAVLQQQLGRPARGVVGIAARCVCGNPTVAATAPRLPDGTPFPTFYYLTHPGATIAMSTLEATQVMREFADLLASDADVAAGYESAHRAYLADREQFGHVDEIDEISAGGMPTRVKCLHAVAAHALAAGPGVNPIGDLALERSSWSPQRCVCAEPGSGG; encoded by the coding sequence GTGACGACTCCGCCCTTCGCCCCGGTCAGCGACAACGACCTCGCCGTGCTCCAGCAGCAGCTCGGCCGGCCCGCCCGCGGTGTCGTCGGCATCGCCGCGCGCTGCGTGTGCGGCAACCCCACCGTTGCGGCGACCGCTCCGCGCCTGCCCGACGGCACGCCGTTCCCCACGTTCTACTACCTCACCCACCCGGGCGCGACGATCGCGATGTCGACGCTGGAGGCGACGCAGGTCATGCGGGAGTTCGCCGACCTGCTCGCATCCGACGCGGACGTCGCCGCCGGCTACGAGAGCGCGCACCGCGCGTATCTGGCCGATCGCGAGCAGTTCGGTCACGTCGACGAGATCGACGAGATCTCCGCGGGCGGCATGCCGACGCGGGTGAAGTGCCTGCACGCGGTCGCCGCGCATGCGCTGGCGGCCGGCCCGGGAGTCAACCCGATCGGCGACCTCGCGCTCGAGCGCTCGTCGTGGTCGCCCCAGCGCTGCGTGTGCGCCGAGCCCGGAAGCGGCGGATGA